The following proteins are co-located in the Mesorhizobium sp. M1E.F.Ca.ET.045.02.1.1 genome:
- a CDS encoding alpha-hydroxy acid oxidase produces the protein MEDFRQLARRRLPKSIFEFVDGGAGQELTLRDNRAGFERIRLVPRVLTDVSRPDLTTTLWSKTYPTPLVISPMGSCALVRPGADIAIATAAAARGIPYTLSTMATTGIERMARAVQGPLWFQLYVLKDFDFNHRLVRQAEEFGYSALVVTVDLQTGGKREKDLRNGISIPLRPCLRHLIEGTAHPGWSLRLLRGGFPQFENVRGYLGDTGAGLTIAARVGRNLHAGFDWNEFRTIRDWWKGPLIVKGVLHPGDAARLIAEGADGIWMSNHGGRQLDGAVSSIDAITMVRDAVGGRVPILIDSGIRTGIWTSSRQKPAERPLPPSAGRRCLEPWRDEQASSGSWTSCSTKSRPV, from the coding sequence GTGGAGGATTTTCGCCAGTTGGCGCGCCGCCGGCTGCCGAAATCCATCTTCGAGTTCGTCGATGGCGGGGCAGGCCAGGAACTGACCTTGCGGGACAACCGCGCAGGCTTCGAGCGTATCCGGCTGGTGCCCCGTGTTTTGACCGACGTGTCCCGGCCGGATTTGACCACGACATTGTGGTCCAAGACCTATCCGACGCCGCTGGTGATCAGCCCGATGGGATCCTGCGCGCTGGTGCGCCCCGGCGCCGATATCGCGATTGCCACGGCGGCAGCGGCTCGGGGCATTCCCTACACGCTGTCGACCATGGCGACGACCGGCATCGAGCGGATGGCAAGGGCCGTCCAGGGGCCGCTTTGGTTTCAGCTCTATGTGCTGAAGGATTTCGATTTCAATCACAGGCTGGTGCGTCAGGCGGAGGAGTTCGGCTATTCCGCGCTCGTCGTCACCGTCGACCTCCAGACGGGCGGCAAGCGCGAAAAGGATCTGAGGAACGGAATTTCGATCCCGCTGCGGCCTTGCCTGCGGCACCTGATCGAAGGGACCGCGCATCCGGGATGGTCGCTTCGGCTGCTTCGCGGTGGCTTCCCGCAATTCGAGAATGTGCGCGGCTATCTGGGCGATACCGGCGCGGGGCTGACGATCGCCGCGCGCGTCGGTCGCAACCTCCACGCTGGTTTCGACTGGAACGAGTTCCGGACGATCCGCGACTGGTGGAAGGGGCCGCTGATCGTCAAGGGCGTCCTGCACCCCGGCGATGCGGCGAGGCTAATTGCGGAGGGCGCGGACGGGATCTGGATGTCCAACCACGGCGGTCGCCAATTGGACGGGGCGGTTTCGAGCATAGACGCGATCACAATGGTGCGGGATGCAGTCGGCGGCCGGGTTCCGATCCTGATCGATTCCGGCATCCGGACGGGCATATGGACGTCATCAAGGCAAAAGCCCGCGGAGCGGCCGCTGCCGCCATCGGCCGGGCGGCGCTGTTTGGAGCCGTGGAGGGACGAGCAGGCGTCGAGCGGGTCTTGGACGTCCTGCTCGACGAAATCGCGACCGGTCTGA
- the pqqB gene encoding pyrroloquinoline quinone biosynthesis protein PqqB — protein MRVKIIGSAAGGGFPQWNCNYRLSRAARSGTAGVHSRTQSSIAASADGTGWVLFNASPDIRQQIAQTPELQPAYDAPLRSTPIRAVVLTNADVDHIAGLLSLRERQPFAIYATAQVLATLEANSIFNVLDPQIVPRRLLTPTEELAIRDADGRETGMVVESFPVPGKIALYLEQRDDPGADFSSDTGDTIGVRITGAGSRGAVFYIPGCAGVDAALRARLANAACLLFDGTVYTDDEMITARVGPKTGARMGHIAMSGEAGSIAGLADVKIGRRVFVHINNTNPVLDENSAEHAAVKAAGWEVASDGMEMEF, from the coding sequence ATGCGCGTGAAGATCATCGGATCGGCGGCGGGAGGCGGCTTTCCGCAATGGAACTGCAATTATCGCCTGAGCCGCGCGGCTCGCAGCGGGACTGCGGGTGTGCATTCACGAACCCAATCGTCCATTGCCGCATCGGCGGACGGGACTGGCTGGGTTCTCTTCAACGCGTCGCCCGACATTCGCCAGCAGATTGCGCAAACGCCTGAACTCCAGCCCGCATACGACGCGCCGCTGCGTTCGACGCCCATCCGCGCGGTGGTGCTGACCAACGCCGACGTCGACCATATCGCCGGCCTGCTCAGCCTGCGAGAACGACAGCCTTTCGCAATCTATGCAACGGCACAGGTGCTGGCGACGCTGGAGGCGAATTCGATCTTCAATGTTCTCGATCCGCAGATCGTGCCGCGGCGCCTCCTGACGCCGACGGAGGAACTGGCGATCCGCGATGCGGACGGCCGCGAGACCGGCATGGTCGTGGAAAGCTTTCCCGTGCCTGGGAAGATCGCACTCTATCTCGAGCAAAGAGACGATCCAGGCGCCGACTTCAGCTCCGATACGGGCGACACGATCGGAGTCCGTATCACCGGGGCCGGCAGCCGCGGCGCTGTCTTCTATATCCCGGGCTGCGCGGGCGTCGATGCTGCGCTCCGCGCTCGTCTGGCCAATGCCGCCTGCCTGCTGTTCGACGGCACCGTCTACACGGACGACGAGATGATCACTGCCCGCGTCGGCCCGAAAACCGGTGCGCGCATGGGCCACATCGCAATGTCTGGAGAAGCGGGTTCGATTGCCGGTTTGGCCGATGTGAAGATCGGCCGCCGTGTCTTCGTCCATATCAACAACACCAATCCGGTTCTCGACGAGAATTCCGCCGAACACGCGGCGGTCAAAGCGGCTGGCTGGGAAGTCGCCAGCGATGGGATGGAGATGGAATTTTGA
- a CDS encoding mandelate racemase/muconate lactonizing enzyme family protein produces MPKTGGADEALNRVNTNSKPSDLRITDMRVAEIVGAPFTSALLKIYTNQGIVGLGEVRDGASATYALMLKSRLLGENPCDIDRLFRRIKQFGGHGRQGGGVSAVEIALWDLAGKAYGVPIYQMLGGKFRDHVRVYCDTDAEKPSGTETGKRLKARMERGFTFLKMDLGLMQIAHIPGAVTAPAGALEGFRANPRGRGGTLEERKARNLAYDAQNVQHPFTGLHFTEKGIDLLEQYIHEVREVIGFEIPLAIDHVGHISLQDGIRLSRRIEKYVPAWLEDVIPWQYTEQYRQLQQATSVPICTGEDIYLKEGFEPLLKSGGLSIIHPDLLTSGGILETKKIGDMAQDHGVAMAIHMAESPIAAMAAAHVATATENFMALEYHSADVDWWDDIVTGLPKPLVKDGFITVPDRPGLGIDDVVDEVISQHLQPGVTGIWQSTEHWDNEYSWDRTWS; encoded by the coding sequence ATGCCAAAGACGGGTGGAGCCGACGAGGCCCTCAATCGGGTGAACACGAACTCCAAGCCGTCCGACCTTCGCATCACCGACATGCGGGTGGCCGAAATCGTCGGCGCGCCGTTCACCTCGGCGCTGCTCAAGATTTACACCAACCAGGGTATTGTTGGGCTTGGTGAGGTGCGCGACGGCGCAAGCGCCACCTACGCGCTGATGCTCAAAAGCCGGCTGCTCGGTGAGAATCCTTGCGATATCGACCGCCTGTTCCGCCGCATCAAGCAATTCGGCGGTCATGGGCGGCAGGGCGGCGGCGTGTCGGCGGTTGAGATTGCGCTCTGGGATCTCGCCGGCAAGGCCTATGGCGTCCCCATCTACCAGATGCTGGGCGGCAAGTTTCGCGATCACGTGCGCGTCTACTGCGATACCGATGCGGAAAAGCCGAGCGGCACCGAAACCGGCAAGCGCCTCAAGGCGCGCATGGAGCGCGGCTTCACCTTCCTCAAGATGGACCTGGGTCTGATGCAGATCGCCCACATTCCGGGCGCCGTGACAGCGCCCGCCGGCGCGCTCGAAGGGTTTCGCGCCAATCCGCGCGGCCGCGGCGGCACGCTCGAGGAGCGCAAGGCCCGCAATCTCGCCTACGATGCGCAGAACGTGCAGCACCCGTTCACGGGCCTGCATTTCACCGAAAAGGGCATAGACCTGCTCGAGCAATATATCCACGAGGTCCGCGAGGTCATCGGCTTCGAGATCCCTCTAGCCATCGATCACGTCGGCCACATCTCGCTGCAGGACGGCATTCGCCTGTCGCGCCGTATCGAGAAATACGTGCCGGCTTGGCTCGAGGACGTGATTCCCTGGCAATACACCGAGCAGTACCGGCAATTGCAGCAAGCGACCTCGGTGCCGATCTGCACCGGCGAGGATATCTATCTCAAGGAGGGTTTCGAGCCTCTGCTGAAGAGCGGCGGCCTCTCCATAATCCACCCGGACCTGCTCACCAGCGGCGGCATCCTCGAGACCAAGAAGATCGGCGACATGGCGCAGGACCACGGCGTTGCGATGGCGATCCACATGGCCGAAAGCCCGATCGCCGCGATGGCCGCGGCGCATGTCGCGACCGCGACCGAGAACTTCATGGCGCTCGAATACCATTCCGCCGATGTCGACTGGTGGGACGACATCGTCACAGGCCTTCCCAAGCCGCTTGTGAAGGACGGCTTCATCACCGTTCCGGACAGACCGGGGCTGGGCATAGACGATGTGGTCGACGAGGTGATCAGCCAGCATCTGCAGCCCGGTGTCACAGGGATATGGCAATCCACCGAGCATTGGGACAATGAATATAGCTGGGACCGGACCTGGAGTTAG
- the pqqC gene encoding pyrroloquinoline-quinone synthase PqqC, with translation MSDFHDAAKGGLSKSQLEAVLRQVGDERYHNHHPFHHRMTSGALSKAEMQAWALNRYCYQAVIPRKDAMILARAEDPAFRAAWRKRIEDHDGEDGWSGGIARWLHLATSLGLDAEAVKSERLALPATRFAVGAYLSFCTNRTLLEAVASSLTEMFSPTIIGERVPAMLAKYDYITEDTLGYFSRRPQQASRDAEFALAYVLSHADTAERQQQAIDALVFKCDILWAMLDALQHAYGSPGNIPPGAFRPEAA, from the coding sequence TTGAGCGATTTTCACGATGCAGCCAAAGGTGGCCTGTCCAAGAGCCAGCTCGAGGCCGTGCTGCGGCAGGTCGGTGACGAGCGCTATCACAACCATCATCCTTTCCATCACAGAATGACCAGTGGCGCGCTGTCGAAGGCCGAAATGCAGGCCTGGGCGCTGAACCGCTATTGCTACCAGGCCGTCATTCCGCGCAAGGACGCCATGATCCTGGCGCGTGCCGAGGATCCGGCGTTTCGCGCCGCCTGGCGCAAACGCATCGAGGACCACGACGGCGAGGACGGCTGGAGCGGCGGCATCGCGCGCTGGCTGCATCTGGCCACCTCGCTCGGGCTCGATGCCGAGGCCGTCAAGAGCGAAAGGCTGGCGCTGCCGGCGACCCGTTTCGCCGTCGGCGCCTACCTTTCCTTCTGCACGAACCGGACGCTGCTCGAGGCGGTCGCATCGTCGCTGACCGAGATGTTCTCGCCGACCATCATCGGTGAGCGGGTGCCGGCGATGCTGGCGAAATACGACTACATCACAGAGGACACGCTGGGCTATTTCAGCCGACGGCCCCAACAGGCATCGCGCGACGCCGAGTTCGCCCTCGCCTACGTGCTCAGCCATGCCGATACGGCCGAACGCCAGCAGCAGGCGATCGATGCGCTGGTGTTCAAATGCGATATACTGTGGGCCATGCTCGACGCGCTTCAACATGCCTATGGTTCGCCGGGAAACATACCGCCCGGCGCCTTCCGCCCGGAGGCAGCCTGA
- a CDS encoding NIPSNAP family protein, with translation MIYELRIYDCLPGRLPALLMRFSDQTLAIWERHGIRQAGFFTTAIGENSNRLTYFLAWESLAEREAKWAAFVTDPAWHRARDESERDGQIIANINSQLLTPTAFSSVK, from the coding sequence ATGATCTACGAACTGCGTATCTATGACTGCCTGCCGGGCAGGCTGCCGGCTTTGCTCATGCGCTTTTCCGACCAAACGCTGGCCATCTGGGAGAGGCATGGCATCCGCCAAGCCGGGTTTTTCACCACGGCGATCGGCGAAAACAGCAATCGCCTCACCTATTTCCTCGCCTGGGAATCGCTGGCCGAGCGTGAGGCGAAATGGGCGGCTTTCGTCACCGATCCGGCATGGCACAGGGCCCGGGACGAGTCTGAGCGCGACGGGCAGATCATTGCCAATATCAACAGCCAGCTGCTCACGCCGACAGCTTTCTCGTCTGTGAAATAG
- a CDS encoding mandelate racemase/muconate lactonizing enzyme family protein, translating to MKITDLRCAVIGKHPIVRIVTDEGLYGLGEVEFTKSYLKPFVLHFREALIGEDPTDVERVMLKIRQRGSFKPYGAAVSAIEHALWDIAGKAAGVPVYKLLGGKVRDKVRVYNGSIRRKRSGDRPEDYAADVKWMMEQPQNFFMIKQGISFHSNMKDSIEGFHYGVTQKKAGYHGAMDQGVISERGFNHMLDCVIAMKEVLGDKVSLALDCGPGWMLPDAIKFARAVEKYNLMWLEDMLTGDYVPWVNPQAYRELTTSTSTPIHTGEQIYLRHNFKELIETQAVRVIGPDPADVGGIAELKWVAEHAYMHSILMAPHGTANGLLGLGALINVCATLPANYIAFEYPSASDPWWEDLVIGLPSQIVKDSMVDLLEAPGLGLDIDAEAARKYLREEDAGFFD from the coding sequence ATGAAGATCACCGACCTGCGCTGCGCCGTCATAGGCAAGCATCCGATCGTGCGCATCGTGACCGACGAGGGTCTCTATGGCCTTGGCGAAGTCGAGTTCACTAAGAGCTACCTCAAGCCCTTTGTGCTGCATTTCCGCGAGGCGCTGATCGGCGAGGATCCGACCGACGTCGAGCGGGTGATGCTGAAGATCCGCCAGCGCGGCTCGTTCAAGCCCTATGGCGCGGCGGTAAGCGCCATCGAGCACGCGCTGTGGGACATAGCCGGCAAGGCCGCGGGCGTGCCGGTCTACAAACTGCTTGGCGGCAAGGTGCGCGACAAGGTGCGCGTCTACAACGGCTCGATCCGCCGCAAGCGCTCGGGCGACCGGCCGGAGGACTACGCCGCCGACGTCAAATGGATGATGGAGCAGCCGCAGAACTTCTTCATGATCAAGCAAGGCATCTCGTTCCACTCCAACATGAAGGACAGCATAGAAGGCTTCCACTACGGCGTGACGCAGAAGAAGGCCGGCTATCACGGCGCCATGGATCAGGGCGTGATCAGCGAGCGCGGTTTCAATCACATGCTCGACTGTGTGATCGCGATGAAGGAAGTGCTGGGCGACAAGGTCAGCCTGGCGCTCGACTGCGGCCCGGGTTGGATGCTGCCCGATGCGATCAAGTTCGCCCGCGCGGTCGAGAAATACAATTTGATGTGGCTCGAGGACATGCTGACGGGCGACTATGTGCCGTGGGTCAATCCGCAGGCTTATCGGGAGCTGACCACCTCCACCTCGACGCCGATCCATACCGGTGAGCAGATCTACCTGCGGCACAATTTCAAGGAGCTGATCGAGACTCAGGCGGTGCGCGTCATCGGCCCCGATCCTGCCGATGTCGGCGGCATTGCCGAGCTCAAATGGGTTGCCGAGCACGCCTACATGCACTCGATCCTGATGGCGCCGCACGGAACCGCGAACGGCCTGCTCGGCCTCGGCGCGCTTATCAATGTCTGCGCCACCTTGCCCGCCAACTACATCGCCTTCGAGTATCCGAGCGCCTCCGACCCCTGGTGGGAGGACCTCGTCATCGGCCTGCCGTCGCAGATCGTTAAGGACAGCATGGTGGACTTGCTGGAAGCGCCGGGGCTAGGTCTCGATATCGACGCCGAAGCAGCCAGGAAATATCTCAGGGAAGAGGATGCGGGCTTCTTCGACTGA
- the pqqD gene encoding pyrroloquinoline quinone biosynthesis peptide chaperone PqqD has protein sequence MMTLRERAIVSLRSVPSLPKHVRIQYDPVRQAFAVLSPEKVFWPNEISLDILRRCDGRSTVGHIIADLASDYDADQEAVAADVIAFLQEWSDKLLVKL, from the coding sequence ATGATGACGCTGCGCGAAAGAGCCATCGTGTCGTTGCGATCGGTGCCATCGCTGCCGAAGCATGTGCGCATACAGTACGACCCCGTGCGGCAGGCCTTCGCCGTGCTTTCGCCGGAGAAGGTGTTCTGGCCGAACGAAATCAGTCTCGACATATTGCGCCGCTGCGATGGGCGATCCACGGTCGGCCACATCATCGCCGATCTTGCCTCCGATTATGACGCCGATCAGGAGGCCGTGGCGGCCGACGTCATCGCCTTCCTGCAGGAATGGTCGGACAAGCTGCTGGTGAAGCTATGA
- a CDS encoding mandelate racemase/muconate lactonizing enzyme family protein → MKITSVRPWLIKSDASYWGEYLFVEVTTDEGVSGWGEITTTTKLANRALCTILRQIGAAVAGEDPARIEHLWHKIFRSFTYMGSRGAAVECVSAIDIALWDIRGKVLGKPIYELLGGAVRDEIALYTHPNQAKFTSKEAVVREIQDIVESGHTALKFDPFPHQGRSVDGVPRERRDGYLDGSMTRKDEREAAELTALIRETAGPDVDILIDAHGRFDVPTAIRLCRSLEEAGQIDWFEEPCPPESLNALKQVREKVSAAISWGERGHTKWDFVPVLESKLADYIMPDVTWTGGITELKKISALCEAYYVPVSPHDAAGPVNVVAGAQVMMTVPNFYKLETSEWNLSKYDHLIDSPLDVSNGSLKLTSKPGLGVEMNREYLQAHEIELG, encoded by the coding sequence ATGAAAATCACGAGCGTTCGGCCGTGGCTGATCAAGTCCGATGCCTCCTATTGGGGAGAGTACTTGTTCGTCGAAGTGACGACCGACGAGGGGGTTAGTGGCTGGGGAGAGATCACCACCACGACGAAGCTCGCCAACCGCGCGCTCTGCACGATCCTGCGGCAGATCGGTGCCGCCGTGGCAGGTGAGGATCCGGCGCGCATCGAGCATCTCTGGCACAAGATCTTCCGCAGCTTCACCTACATGGGCAGTCGCGGCGCCGCCGTCGAATGCGTGAGCGCCATCGACATAGCCCTCTGGGACATCCGCGGCAAAGTCCTCGGCAAGCCGATTTACGAATTGCTGGGCGGAGCGGTACGCGATGAAATCGCGCTCTACACCCATCCCAACCAGGCCAAATTCACCAGCAAGGAGGCGGTGGTCCGCGAAATTCAGGACATCGTCGAGTCCGGACACACGGCGCTCAAGTTCGATCCTTTCCCCCATCAGGGCCGCAGCGTCGATGGCGTGCCCCGCGAACGGCGAGACGGCTACCTCGATGGCAGCATGACACGCAAGGATGAGCGCGAGGCGGCCGAACTCACGGCTCTGATCCGCGAAACGGCAGGCCCTGATGTCGATATCCTGATCGATGCGCATGGCCGCTTCGACGTCCCCACCGCCATTCGCCTCTGCCGCAGCCTCGAGGAAGCCGGCCAGATCGACTGGTTCGAGGAGCCTTGCCCGCCCGAGAGCCTCAACGCCCTCAAGCAGGTGCGCGAGAAGGTCAGCGCCGCCATCTCGTGGGGCGAGCGCGGCCATACGAAATGGGATTTCGTGCCGGTACTCGAGAGCAAGCTGGCCGACTACATCATGCCGGACGTCACGTGGACCGGCGGCATTACCGAACTCAAGAAGATTTCCGCCCTATGCGAAGCCTACTACGTCCCGGTTTCGCCGCATGACGCCGCGGGACCAGTCAATGTGGTGGCTGGAGCGCAGGTAATGATGACCGTTCCCAATTTCTACAAACTGGAAACGTCCGAGTGGAACCTCTCCAAATACGATCACCTCATCGACAGCCCGCTCGACGTCTCGAACGGCAGCCTCAAGCTGACGTCGAAACCGGGTCTCGGTGTCGAGATGAACCGCGAATACCTGCAGGCCCACGAGATTGAGCTGGGCTAG
- a CDS encoding aldehyde dehydrogenase family protein, with protein sequence MTLNFDPKAKATTLYHGEFRPMFIGGRWVAAQSGQEMQALNPATGEVLATVPRGSAADIDAAVAAARAAFEGPWSKFSPYERQCVLLRIADLFEKHWEELSVSDTLDMGLPITRTLANRRRVIGMLRFYGGMATALHGEAIDNSIPGEIVTFTRREPVGVVGAIIPWNAPTAASVWKIAPALATGCTIVLKPSEEASLTPLLIARLMQEAGVPDGVVNVVTGTGAEAGARLAEHPDVNKIVFTGSTLTGQAIARAGVTNLKRVSLELGGKSPIIVCRDADIDKAVPVAAMAVFVHSGQICIAGSRLFVAREIHDEFVRRVAEFAGKLRIGHGIEAETEIGPLINARQAGKVEGYIKAGSDEGAELVAGGSRLTGELYDGGNFIAPTVFGAVSDKMTIAREEIFGPVISAMPFDTLDEVVARANATPYGLAAGIFTTNLGTAHKLARRVKAGSVWVNMYHAIDPAVPFGGMKMSGYGREGGVEHLHEYLETKSVWIQTD encoded by the coding sequence ATGACGCTGAACTTCGACCCGAAGGCGAAGGCCACCACGCTCTACCATGGCGAGTTCCGGCCGATGTTCATCGGCGGCAGGTGGGTCGCGGCGCAGTCCGGCCAGGAGATGCAAGCGCTGAACCCGGCGACGGGCGAAGTGTTGGCGACGGTGCCGCGCGGCTCGGCCGCCGATATCGACGCGGCGGTAGCCGCGGCGCGCGCGGCCTTCGAAGGCCCCTGGTCCAAATTCTCGCCCTACGAACGGCAATGCGTGCTGCTCAGGATCGCCGACCTGTTCGAGAAGCATTGGGAAGAGCTTAGCGTCTCCGACACGCTCGACATGGGGCTGCCGATCACACGCACGTTGGCCAACCGGCGCCGGGTCATCGGCATGCTGCGCTTCTATGGCGGCATGGCGACCGCGCTGCATGGCGAGGCGATCGACAATTCCATTCCGGGCGAGATCGTCACCTTCACCCGGCGTGAGCCGGTCGGCGTCGTCGGCGCGATCATTCCCTGGAATGCCCCGACCGCCGCCTCGGTCTGGAAGATCGCGCCGGCTTTGGCCACAGGCTGCACCATCGTGCTGAAGCCGTCGGAGGAGGCGTCGCTGACGCCGCTGCTGATCGCGCGGCTGATGCAGGAAGCCGGCGTGCCCGACGGCGTCGTCAACGTCGTCACCGGAACCGGTGCCGAGGCCGGCGCGCGGCTCGCCGAGCATCCGGATGTCAACAAGATCGTCTTCACCGGCTCGACGCTTACTGGTCAAGCGATCGCCCGGGCGGGTGTCACCAACCTCAAGCGCGTCTCGCTCGAGCTCGGCGGCAAGTCGCCGATCATCGTCTGCCGCGACGCCGATATCGACAAGGCGGTTCCGGTCGCGGCCATGGCGGTGTTCGTGCATTCGGGCCAGATCTGCATTGCCGGCTCGCGGCTGTTCGTGGCGCGCGAGATCCACGACGAGTTCGTCCGCCGGGTCGCCGAGTTTGCCGGCAAGCTGCGCATCGGCCACGGTATCGAGGCGGAAACCGAAATCGGCCCGCTCATCAATGCAAGGCAGGCCGGCAAGGTGGAAGGCTACATCAAGGCCGGCAGCGACGAGGGCGCTGAACTGGTTGCCGGCGGATCGCGACTGACGGGCGAGCTCTATGACGGCGGCAACTTCATCGCGCCGACCGTCTTCGGCGCGGTGTCGGACAAGATGACGATCGCGCGGGAAGAGATTTTCGGGCCGGTCATTTCGGCGATGCCCTTCGACACGCTGGATGAGGTGGTCGCGCGGGCCAACGCAACGCCTTACGGTCTGGCGGCCGGTATCTTCACCACCAATCTCGGCACGGCGCACAAACTCGCGCGGCGCGTCAAGGCCGGCTCGGTCTGGGTCAACATGTACCACGCCATCGACCCGGCCGTGCCGTTCGGCGGCATGAAGATGTCCGGCTACGGCCGCGAGGGCGGCGTCGAGCATCTGCACGAATATCTGGAAACCAAGTCGGTCTGGATCCAGACTGACTAA
- the pqqE gene encoding pyrroloquinoline quinone biosynthesis protein PqqE, with amino-acid sequence MSEPVLPPIGMLAELTHRCPLQCPYCSNPLELLKANRELDTQTWLDLFSQAADLGILQVHLSGGEPTLRRDLEQLIAGLSARGVYTNLITAGVGIAEGRIEAFAEAGLDHLQLSFQGARPATTDRIGNHGGSHEKKLETARRTRAAGLPLTINAPIHRHNIEEVPEFIDLALSLGAERLEIANVQYAGWALANRDMLMPERAAVERQADIVAAAQEQLAGVMNIDFVTPDYFAIYPKPCMGGWARDAFMVAPDGTVLPCHAAQTIPSLHFERFGERTLAEIWTDSPAFNAFRGTGWMQEPCRSCERREIDWGGCRCQAMAIAGDAAATDPACIKSPIHNHMAILADAALAQAAPERNGAESFIFRRIGATTRPDKSA; translated from the coding sequence ATGAGCGAGCCCGTTCTCCCTCCGATCGGCATGCTGGCGGAACTGACGCATCGCTGCCCGCTGCAGTGCCCTTATTGCTCCAATCCGCTCGAATTGCTGAAGGCCAATCGCGAGCTCGACACGCAGACTTGGCTCGATCTCTTCTCGCAGGCCGCCGATCTTGGCATTCTGCAGGTGCATCTGTCCGGCGGCGAGCCGACGCTGCGCCGCGACCTCGAGCAATTGATCGCCGGGCTTTCGGCGCGCGGTGTCTACACCAACCTGATCACCGCCGGCGTCGGCATTGCCGAAGGCCGCATCGAGGCCTTTGCCGAAGCCGGTCTCGACCACTTGCAGTTAAGCTTTCAGGGTGCTCGTCCGGCCACGACCGACCGTATCGGCAACCACGGCGGCAGCCACGAAAAGAAGCTGGAGACGGCACGCCGCACCCGCGCGGCCGGGCTGCCGCTCACCATCAATGCGCCGATCCATCGTCACAACATCGAGGAAGTGCCCGAATTCATCGATCTGGCCCTTTCGTTGGGCGCGGAGCGGCTCGAGATCGCCAACGTGCAGTATGCCGGCTGGGCGCTGGCCAATCGCGATATGCTGATGCCCGAACGTGCCGCGGTCGAGCGGCAGGCGGACATTGTCGCGGCGGCTCAGGAACAGCTAGCCGGCGTTATGAACATCGACTTCGTCACGCCCGACTATTTTGCCATCTATCCCAAGCCGTGTATGGGCGGCTGGGCGCGCGATGCGTTCATGGTGGCTCCGGACGGTACCGTGTTGCCATGCCATGCCGCGCAGACGATTCCTTCGCTCCACTTCGAGCGTTTCGGCGAGCGCACGCTTGCCGAAATCTGGACCGATTCACCAGCGTTCAATGCCTTCCGCGGCACCGGATGGATGCAGGAGCCCTGCCGAAGCTGCGAGCGTCGCGAGATCGACTGGGGCGGCTGCAGGTGTCAGGCGATGGCGATTGCCGGCGATGCCGCGGCTACGGATCCAGCCTGCATCAAGTCGCCGATCCACAACCACATGGCGATACTGGCCGACGCCGCGCTGGCACAGGCAGCGCCGGAGAGAAATGGCGCGGAAAGTTTCATTTTCCGGCGGATCGGCGCCACAACTCGACCTGACAAAAGCGCTTGA